The following proteins are encoded in a genomic region of Sorangiineae bacterium MSr12523:
- a CDS encoding SRPBCC domain-containing protein, translated as MGEESLENSEVRKTVVVNAPPSMVWDALTNPDSIARWMHDSELTVTSDWRAGEAIVFRGNLHGIDFENKGTIRRFETEKAFEYDYWSTLSASKLPDAPENYTTVSFQLAPTEAGTVLALTLSDFPDASVYHHAKLYWGVTLDVLKAFCEEHPR; from the coding sequence CCGAAGTTAGAAAAACGGTTGTCGTGAATGCGCCCCCTTCCATGGTTTGGGATGCGCTGACGAATCCAGATTCCATCGCCCGATGGATGCACGACTCGGAGTTGACCGTCACATCGGACTGGCGCGCTGGCGAAGCCATCGTGTTTCGGGGCAATTTGCACGGTATCGATTTCGAAAACAAAGGGACCATCCGAAGGTTCGAGACCGAAAAAGCCTTCGAGTACGATTATTGGAGCACCCTTTCCGCTTCGAAACTACCGGACGCGCCAGAGAACTACACAACGGTATCCTTCCAGCTGGCCCCCACGGAGGCCGGGACCGTGCTTGCCTTGACCCTGAGCGATTTCCCCGACGCCTCCGTTTATCATCACGCCAAGCTTTACTGGGGCGTTACCTTGGACGTGCTGAAAGCTTTTTGCGAAGAACATCCACGTTGA
- a CDS encoding LysE family transporter has protein sequence MNYASLLLTLFAVDMLSVISPGPNFVVVMETAVVHRTRAALAAVVGVAAGDLVWSLVALLGLSAVFTLWPWLYGAMKFVGGAYLIYLGVMAWRSRSESPLGAIAAQEGTPTRSLAVAFFRGFITTLTNPKSVAYWGSIFTLFLKPGMPLWVEASAVSIGVIDALLWYGAVALLFSSAPVRAFYTRAQRWIQRITGAVMIAFGARLVLDKD, from the coding sequence ATGAATTACGCATCCCTCCTTTTGACGCTCTTTGCTGTCGATATGCTGTCCGTGATTAGCCCCGGCCCGAACTTCGTCGTGGTGATGGAGACGGCCGTGGTTCATCGAACACGCGCGGCGCTGGCCGCGGTCGTAGGGGTCGCTGCGGGCGACCTCGTTTGGAGTCTCGTTGCCCTTCTCGGCCTATCGGCCGTATTCACGCTCTGGCCATGGCTCTACGGGGCCATGAAGTTCGTGGGCGGAGCGTATCTCATTTATCTCGGCGTCATGGCCTGGCGAAGCCGCTCGGAGTCGCCTTTGGGGGCAATCGCTGCCCAAGAGGGGACCCCGACGCGTTCCCTCGCGGTGGCCTTTTTCCGCGGATTCATCACCACCCTGACCAATCCCAAGTCCGTGGCTTACTGGGGCAGTATCTTTACGTTGTTTCTCAAGCCAGGCATGCCGCTTTGGGTCGAGGCCTCGGCCGTCAGCATTGGCGTCATTGATGCTCTGTTGTGGTACGGTGCGGTCGCGCTCCTGTTCTCGAGTGCGCCGGTTCGGGCTTTCTACACCCGCGCCCAGCGATGGATTCAGCGCATCACCGGTGCGGTCATGATCGCGTTCGGTGCCCGTCTGGTTCTGGACAAGGATTGA
- a CDS encoding NADAR family protein: protein MLTREALVERIDGGASFDYLFFWGHTPKRPNVVDASCLSQWFPADFSVDGVDYPTAEHFMMMEKARLFKDDIACERLLHAGPPAIAKEIGRSVRNYDDDAWASARVDAVVRGNLAKFGQNSDLARFLLGTQKRVLVEASPRDRIWGIGLGKDNPAARDPRRWRGQNLLGFALMDVRERLAEKA, encoded by the coding sequence ATGCTCACCCGGGAAGCCCTCGTCGAACGGATCGATGGCGGCGCATCTTTCGACTATCTCTTTTTCTGGGGCCACACACCCAAGCGCCCCAATGTCGTGGATGCGTCGTGCCTTAGCCAATGGTTTCCCGCCGACTTTAGCGTTGATGGGGTGGATTACCCCACGGCAGAGCATTTCATGATGATGGAAAAGGCGCGCCTGTTCAAAGACGACATCGCCTGCGAACGGCTCCTTCACGCCGGCCCCCCAGCGATTGCCAAGGAGATAGGTCGCTCCGTCCGAAATTACGACGACGATGCTTGGGCGAGCGCGCGGGTAGATGCGGTCGTTCGCGGCAACCTGGCGAAGTTTGGGCAAAATTCCGACTTAGCCAGGTTTCTTCTTGGCACGCAAAAGCGCGTTCTCGTCGAGGCGAGCCCGCGCGATCGCATTTGGGGTATCGGTTTGGGCAAGGACAACCCGGCGGCACGCGATCCCCGTCGGTGGCGCGGGCAGAACCTGCTCGGTTTCGCGCTCATGGACGTACGCGAACGGTTGGCGGAAAAGGCCTAA
- a CDS encoding DUF1269 domain-containing protein gives MTTTTDPRSLVVLSFDSPLKAQEALLAATRLQTEGAIVLHDAVFVQKDQEGKVHVQETVDETPGDAALRSSLWGALIGTFFGGPVGTVLGGAVSAGVGALVAQFNDYGIPDAKVHELREAVKPGNTALALLVSHIREDVLVSELSRFSGATLVEASLPPDVTQAIRNALRPKEG, from the coding sequence ATGACCACCACCACTGATCCCCGCTCCCTGGTCGTTTTGTCGTTCGACTCCCCGCTCAAGGCGCAGGAGGCGCTGCTTGCGGCCACGCGTCTTCAGACTGAAGGCGCGATTGTTTTGCACGATGCCGTCTTCGTTCAGAAGGACCAAGAAGGAAAGGTGCATGTGCAAGAAACCGTGGACGAGACGCCAGGCGATGCGGCCCTGCGCAGCAGTCTATGGGGCGCGCTGATTGGCACCTTCTTCGGTGGGCCGGTCGGCACCGTTCTGGGTGGCGCGGTGAGCGCGGGCGTCGGTGCACTGGTTGCACAATTCAACGATTACGGAATTCCCGATGCGAAGGTGCACGAGCTCCGCGAAGCCGTAAAACCCGGGAATACGGCGCTGGCGTTGCTCGTGAGTCACATCCGCGAGGATGTGCTGGTGTCCGAGCTTTCGCGCTTCAGCGGTGCGACGTTGGTCGAGGCGAGCTTGCCGCCGGATGTTACGCAAGCGATTCGCAATGCGCTTCGCCCGAAAGAAGGGTAA
- a CDS encoding NAD(P)/FAD-dependent oxidoreductase, whose amino-acid sequence MIHDVIIVGGSYAGLSAALQLARARRQVLVLDAGQRRNRFASSSHGFLGQDGASPGAIAAKARAEVLAYPTVAWYDAMATDARATPDGFVVKTGADVFRAKRIILATGVVDELPNVPGLVERWGKTVFHCPYCHGYELGLGRLGVLATSPLSSFHAMLVSEWAAPGQMTLFVLEGFELDADQAAQLTARGIRIEREPVVAATGEAPALNVHLRDGRIIPLDGLFAHSHTHLANPFAEQLGCELEAGHSGWFYKTDAMKETTVPGVFACGDNSVAAGSVATAVGDGVRAGTAAHRSLVFPR is encoded by the coding sequence ATGATACACGACGTCATCATCGTTGGAGGCAGCTACGCCGGCCTCTCGGCCGCTTTGCAATTGGCCCGGGCGCGCCGCCAGGTGCTCGTGCTCGATGCCGGGCAGCGGCGAAACCGCTTTGCATCGAGCTCGCACGGCTTTCTAGGACAAGACGGTGCCTCACCCGGCGCGATTGCGGCGAAAGCCAGGGCCGAAGTTCTCGCGTACCCGACCGTCGCCTGGTACGACGCCATGGCCACCGACGCTCGCGCCACGCCGGACGGGTTCGTCGTGAAGACCGGTGCCGACGTCTTTCGAGCAAAACGAATCATCTTGGCGACGGGCGTCGTCGACGAGCTCCCCAATGTACCGGGCTTGGTCGAGCGCTGGGGAAAAACCGTCTTTCACTGTCCATACTGCCACGGCTACGAGCTCGGACTCGGACGCCTCGGCGTGCTCGCAACGAGCCCACTCTCGTCATTCCACGCGATGCTCGTGTCCGAATGGGCCGCGCCCGGTCAGATGACGCTTTTCGTGCTCGAAGGCTTCGAGCTGGACGCCGATCAAGCCGCGCAACTCACCGCACGGGGCATTCGCATCGAACGCGAACCCGTCGTTGCCGCGACAGGCGAAGCGCCCGCCTTGAACGTGCACCTCCGCGACGGACGCATCATTCCGCTCGACGGGCTCTTTGCCCATTCGCACACGCACCTCGCCAACCCCTTCGCCGAGCAACTCGGGTGCGAACTCGAGGCCGGCCATTCCGGCTGGTTCTACAAAACAGACGCCATGAAGGAGACCACCGTCCCCGGCGTATTTGCCTGCGGTGACAATTCCGTTGCGGCAGGCTCGGTTGCCACCGCCGTGGGCGACGGCGTTCGTGCAGGCACCGCCGCCCACCGGTCCCTCGTCTTTCCGCGCTGA
- a CDS encoding heme-binding domain-containing protein, with protein sequence MFSFITKKWHAALAVGAVAAVGLQFVRPKLENPPVTGDISAPEHVKEILQRACYDCHSNETHLAWFDQISPAIWLVAADVKEARSVLNFSYWEQLSMDQRKAKFFEALNQATFETMPPAKYTALHPSAKLTANDIAVLKNYLATLIPKPVPNAEKTAAGDVQYVAWTHAVSAAKDVRPSANDLVFMPEYKDWAPISMTDRPDQGAMKVITGNDVAVKAVRNHQTNPWPDGAVLAKMQFEAVTDAHGTTRTGEFKQVAFMIKDAKKYASTQGWGYARWKGTSLEPGDKDPSFTMDCVNCHAPMHDYDFVFSNAIDFAAKEEPFLKPTRSDTRNVLASLTEASQFDSREWKVMSAFVERTPNTMSMLFGNDLALKAGRAGHAHYPPGAELSLVTWKSQEDDHWFGAYIPGGVQSIERVTFSTAGVTYARFEGSAFTKRVGDPAMEMDRISYIANQRASVMP encoded by the coding sequence ATGTTTTCGTTCATTACCAAGAAATGGCACGCCGCGCTCGCCGTCGGCGCGGTGGCTGCCGTGGGGCTCCAATTCGTTCGACCCAAGTTGGAAAACCCTCCCGTGACGGGGGACATTTCGGCACCGGAGCACGTCAAAGAGATTTTGCAGCGTGCTTGTTACGACTGTCACTCCAACGAAACGCACCTGGCGTGGTTCGATCAGATTTCGCCCGCCATCTGGCTCGTAGCGGCCGACGTCAAGGAGGCGCGCTCGGTTCTCAATTTCTCGTACTGGGAACAACTTTCGATGGATCAGAGAAAAGCGAAGTTCTTCGAGGCGTTGAATCAAGCCACGTTCGAGACCATGCCCCCGGCGAAGTACACGGCCCTGCACCCGTCTGCCAAGCTGACGGCCAATGACATTGCGGTGCTGAAGAACTATCTGGCAACGCTGATTCCGAAACCGGTGCCCAATGCCGAAAAGACGGCGGCAGGTGACGTGCAATACGTGGCATGGACACATGCCGTCAGCGCTGCGAAGGACGTGCGGCCGTCCGCCAACGATCTGGTGTTCATGCCCGAGTACAAGGACTGGGCGCCGATCAGCATGACGGACCGGCCCGATCAGGGTGCCATGAAGGTGATCACTGGCAACGACGTGGCGGTGAAGGCCGTGCGCAATCACCAGACCAACCCTTGGCCGGATGGGGCCGTGCTGGCGAAAATGCAGTTCGAAGCCGTCACGGACGCACATGGGACGACGCGGACGGGCGAGTTCAAGCAAGTCGCATTCATGATCAAGGACGCGAAGAAGTATGCCTCCACCCAGGGTTGGGGCTACGCCCGCTGGAAGGGCACGAGCTTGGAGCCGGGGGACAAGGATCCGTCGTTCACGATGGATTGCGTGAACTGTCACGCCCCGATGCACGATTACGACTTCGTGTTCAGCAACGCGATTGACTTTGCAGCGAAGGAGGAGCCCTTCCTCAAACCGACGCGCTCGGACACACGCAACGTGCTCGCGTCCTTGACGGAGGCTTCGCAGTTCGATTCACGCGAGTGGAAGGTGATGTCCGCGTTCGTGGAGCGAACGCCGAATACGATGTCGATGCTCTTCGGAAATGATCTGGCCTTGAAAGCGGGGCGCGCCGGGCATGCGCACTATCCTCCCGGGGCCGAGCTTTCACTGGTCACTTGGAAGAGCCAAGAGGACGATCACTGGTTCGGCGCGTACATTCCCGGTGGTGTGCAATCCATCGAACGTGTGACGTTTTCGACGGCGGGCGTGACGTACGCTCGTTTCGAGGGCAGCGCCTTTACGAAGCGCGTCGGCGATCCCGCGATGGAAATGGATCGCATTTCCTACATTGCCAATCAGCGCGCCTCGGTCATGCCGTAA
- a CDS encoding helix-turn-helix transcriptional regulator, translating into MSAVAYVFGEFRFAPESRSLLLGEEPLRLGAKAFDILRVLVERAGTVVTADELLTLVWPDVVVEETNLRVQIGALRKVLARGEQGLRAIETVPRGYRFTLPVSRRMDEAVETLSNEHVLHNLPALLATTVGRTETIALLADSLAEQRLVTIAGPGGVGKTTVAVAVARQCLRRFADGICFVDFSSLSDPGLVTSALASALGIGVLTNDPLAGLLSHLRKKQMLLLLDTCEHVVDAAANLAESLLSRLPELRILATSREVLRATGEWAYRLPSLSHPFVTDGLTASSALAYPAVDLFVQRARAISDRFELQDADAATVAAICRRLDGMPLAIEFAAARVGELGLREISARLDDRFDVLTQGRRTALPRHKTLAATLDWSYHLLPPEEQAMLRQLSVFRGTFTADAAIAVAGTQWSRADALTYLSNLFAKSLVTADIGGETPLYRLLDTTRAFAAEKLAPGEWDQISARHATHVLALLRAAELDYESTDSQLWTERHRSMIDDLRGAIDWAFSHSGDRDAGLQLMGNSVLLWYTLSLFGEYARRLKAVFEKKPETTMGDSATSSRLWEVYGHAMWHTAEPIETVIGAFRTSFEVARSAGLVDAQLRALWGLHLGFSHNGDYAESLEVAKEYESIATAIDSPGVTLTCRRMACLARQGMGDLAGARIPAQRVLADAVNPARKGRQRGIQFDSRVAIRPTLARILWLQGHPKQAWECACEGVELARIIGQPLPLGYILVVGAIPVAFWTGDIAAAKELTETLLTSSLEHSLVLSHRFGKTYQAVLDGTFDPRQEPMEGAFLSEMVATMDASVATDAALTRGEHGYERWSTPELLRIRAARLLAEGNVEYEARAEALLLRSLDVARSQGALAWELRTTTTLAELWQRRNRHAEALERLSAVVGRFTEGFDTQDLIRAAAMLRAGSTTK; encoded by the coding sequence GTGAGCGCGGTCGCCTACGTCTTCGGCGAATTTCGGTTTGCACCCGAATCGCGCAGCTTGCTCTTGGGCGAGGAGCCGTTGCGGCTCGGTGCAAAGGCTTTCGACATTCTTCGCGTCTTGGTGGAACGCGCGGGCACCGTCGTGACGGCGGACGAACTGCTGACGCTGGTCTGGCCCGATGTCGTCGTCGAGGAGACGAATCTGCGCGTTCAAATCGGGGCCCTTCGCAAAGTGCTGGCCCGCGGAGAGCAGGGCCTGCGCGCCATCGAAACGGTCCCGCGCGGCTATCGATTCACGCTTCCGGTCTCGCGCCGGATGGACGAGGCCGTCGAAACGCTCTCGAACGAGCATGTGCTGCACAACCTTCCCGCGTTGCTCGCCACCACGGTGGGCCGCACGGAAACGATTGCGCTCCTGGCGGATTCGCTGGCCGAACAACGGCTGGTGACCATCGCGGGGCCCGGCGGCGTGGGCAAGACCACGGTGGCGGTCGCGGTCGCGCGGCAATGCCTGCGGCGCTTTGCCGATGGCATTTGCTTCGTCGACTTCTCGTCCCTTTCCGATCCGGGGCTCGTCACGAGCGCGCTGGCCTCGGCGCTCGGAATTGGCGTGCTCACGAACGACCCCCTCGCCGGCCTTCTTTCGCATTTGCGCAAGAAGCAGATGCTCCTTCTTCTCGATACTTGCGAGCACGTGGTGGACGCCGCGGCGAACTTGGCGGAGTCGCTGCTTTCGCGACTTCCCGAGCTCCGCATCCTCGCCACGAGCCGCGAAGTTCTGCGGGCCACCGGAGAATGGGCGTATCGCCTGCCTTCGCTTTCGCATCCGTTCGTCACCGACGGATTGACCGCCTCCTCGGCGCTCGCCTATCCCGCGGTGGACCTTTTCGTTCAACGTGCGCGGGCCATCTCCGATCGATTCGAGTTGCAAGATGCCGACGCCGCCACGGTCGCGGCCATCTGCCGCCGCCTCGACGGAATGCCGCTGGCCATCGAGTTTGCGGCCGCGCGCGTGGGCGAGCTTGGCCTACGCGAAATCTCCGCTCGCCTCGACGACCGTTTCGACGTGCTGACGCAGGGCCGTCGAACGGCGCTTCCTCGGCACAAAACGCTCGCGGCCACGTTGGACTGGAGCTACCACCTGCTGCCGCCCGAAGAGCAAGCGATGCTGCGGCAGCTCTCCGTCTTCCGAGGCACATTCACCGCCGATGCCGCGATTGCCGTAGCGGGTACGCAATGGTCTCGTGCAGACGCCCTGACGTACCTCTCGAATCTCTTCGCGAAATCGCTGGTCACGGCCGACATCGGTGGGGAAACGCCGCTCTACCGGCTGTTGGACACCACCCGCGCCTTCGCAGCCGAAAAGCTGGCGCCCGGCGAATGGGACCAGATCTCCGCACGTCACGCGACACACGTCCTCGCATTGCTTCGAGCGGCGGAACTCGACTACGAGTCCACGGACAGCCAACTGTGGACCGAGCGCCATCGCAGCATGATTGACGATCTGCGCGGGGCCATCGATTGGGCCTTCTCCCATTCCGGAGATCGCGATGCGGGCCTTCAGCTAATGGGCAACTCCGTGTTGCTCTGGTACACGCTATCGCTCTTCGGCGAATACGCACGACGGCTAAAAGCCGTATTCGAGAAGAAGCCCGAAACCACCATGGGGGATTCGGCCACATCGAGCCGCTTGTGGGAGGTGTATGGGCACGCGATGTGGCACACCGCGGAGCCCATCGAGACCGTGATCGGCGCCTTTCGAACATCGTTCGAAGTGGCTCGCAGCGCGGGGCTCGTCGATGCGCAGCTCCGCGCACTCTGGGGATTGCACCTTGGATTCAGCCACAACGGCGACTACGCGGAGTCCTTGGAGGTGGCGAAGGAATACGAATCGATCGCGACGGCCATCGATTCCCCGGGCGTCACACTCACGTGCCGGCGAATGGCCTGCCTCGCACGTCAAGGCATGGGCGATCTGGCAGGGGCGCGCATTCCTGCGCAACGCGTGCTGGCCGACGCGGTCAACCCCGCGCGCAAAGGGCGCCAGCGGGGCATCCAATTCGATTCACGCGTTGCGATTCGACCGACGCTCGCGCGTATTCTGTGGCTCCAGGGTCATCCGAAGCAGGCTTGGGAGTGCGCCTGCGAAGGCGTCGAGCTTGCGCGCATCATCGGCCAGCCGCTCCCATTGGGCTACATTCTCGTCGTCGGGGCGATTCCCGTTGCGTTCTGGACGGGCGACATCGCGGCCGCCAAAGAGCTCACGGAGACGCTTCTCACGTCGTCGTTGGAGCACTCCCTCGTCTTGTCGCACCGCTTCGGGAAAACGTATCAAGCCGTTTTGGACGGCACGTTCGACCCAAGGCAAGAGCCTATGGAGGGGGCATTCCTCTCGGAGATGGTCGCAACGATGGATGCCAGCGTCGCCACCGACGCTGCGCTCACACGCGGTGAGCATGGCTACGAGCGTTGGTCGACACCCGAGCTGCTTCGAATTCGAGCTGCGCGGCTCCTGGCCGAGGGCAACGTCGAATACGAAGCGCGGGCCGAGGCGCTTCTTCTTCGCTCACTCGATGTTGCGCGGAGCCAGGGGGCGTTGGCCTGGGAGCTTCGAACGACGACCACCCTTGCGGAGTTATGGCAACGTCGAAACCGACACGCCGAAGCGCTCGAGCGACTTTCCGCCGTGGTTGGCCGTTTTACCGAGGGTTTCGACACGCAAGACTTGATACGCGCTGCGGCAATGCTTCGAGCGGGCTCCACTACAAAGTGA
- a CDS encoding nuclear transport factor 2 family protein, with protein MRKMPARLSMVALILGTGLVTACSSDGTRGDLQNKDSALSFATTQVTGLREGLPNSVTTNSAINGVDDVQTLKEIEAIEQLKARYCRLLDTKQWEAWREVFTDDFVSDTSEAAGKVIEGADEFVAFVRQQLGKPSQTTSHQVHMPEIELTSATTAKGIWALEDWVDFTPVLGLHGHGHYHETYVKINGRWRIKYSKLTRIRQELITPAVSLPLPDLKKALEGRDEGLMDPLGRSAPPY; from the coding sequence ATGAGGAAGATGCCTGCGAGACTGAGCATGGTCGCATTGATTCTAGGCACGGGCTTGGTGACGGCGTGTTCGTCGGACGGTACGAGAGGTGACCTCCAGAATAAGGATTCCGCACTATCTTTTGCAACCACCCAGGTCACCGGACTCAGGGAGGGCTTACCCAATTCCGTCACGACCAACTCGGCGATCAACGGGGTAGACGACGTCCAGACACTCAAAGAGATCGAGGCAATCGAACAGCTCAAGGCTCGTTACTGTCGTCTACTGGACACGAAGCAATGGGAAGCCTGGCGCGAGGTCTTTACCGACGACTTTGTCAGCGACACTTCCGAGGCGGCCGGCAAAGTCATCGAAGGGGCCGACGAGTTCGTTGCCTTCGTGCGCCAGCAGCTCGGAAAACCATCTCAAACCACCTCGCACCAGGTGCACATGCCCGAAATCGAGCTGACCTCGGCCACTACGGCGAAGGGAATCTGGGCGCTGGAGGACTGGGTCGACTTTACCCCCGTGCTCGGTCTGCACGGACACGGGCACTATCACGAGACCTACGTGAAGATTAACGGACGGTGGCGCATCAAGTACTCAAAGCTGACCCGGATACGCCAGGAACTCATCACCCCGGCCGTGTCGCTGCCCTTGCCTGATCTGAAGAAGGCCTTGGAAGGGCGCGATGAAGGACTGATGGATCCGCTCGGGCGATCCGCCCCCCCATACTAA
- a CDS encoding ATP-binding cassette domain-containing protein — MREVIYELRWCLSHGERSRVIIARALLQRAGIVLLDESFGGLDPHTLRRAVDCVNRRAETLIVVAHP, encoded by the coding sequence ATGCGCGAAGTTATTTACGAGCTACGCTGGTGCCTTTCACACGGCGAGCGAAGCCGCGTAATCATCGCGCGTGCGCTCTTGCAGCGGGCGGGGATCGTTCTGCTGGACGAGAGTTTTGGCGGTCTAGACCCTCACACCCTTCGCCGTGCCGTCGATTGCGTAAACCGTCGTGCCGAGACACTGATCGTCGTTGCCCATCCATGA
- a CDS encoding PIN domain-containing protein: MFLRVLHDTNVWIDWLRKRARSELLTGPGFIREVSSVVLMELRAGARSREDRRTIAALAKAPRLIVPTADMWLELGGALFELRRRGFDVTSASFVNDVLIAISCRHTGAQLLTANAADFEAIARVIDFRFRIV; encoded by the coding sequence ATGTTTTTGCGCGTCCTTCACGACACGAACGTGTGGATCGACTGGCTCCGAAAAAGAGCAAGAAGTGAGCTGCTGACCGGCCCTGGATTCATTCGCGAAGTCTCATCGGTGGTCCTCATGGAGCTGCGCGCCGGCGCTCGTTCCAGGGAGGATCGCCGAACGATCGCCGCTCTCGCCAAGGCACCGCGTCTCATCGTGCCGACAGCAGACATGTGGCTCGAGCTTGGCGGCGCGCTCTTCGAACTGCGGCGTCGAGGGTTCGACGTGACCTCGGCCTCATTCGTGAACGACGTGCTCATCGCAATTTCCTGCAGGCATACGGGTGCGCAACTGCTCACGGCCAATGCAGCCGATTTCGAAGCCATCGCGCGCGTGATCGATTTTCGTTTCCGGATTGTGTGA